In the Babylonia areolata isolate BAREFJ2019XMU chromosome 34, ASM4173473v1, whole genome shotgun sequence genome, one interval contains:
- the LOC143277670 gene encoding uncharacterized protein LOC143277670, with product MYQRPQSPQHCNGGQQETVEQEDGREMPEAELAASDGCCYRRDTSSISALQSRGLQSAVTVKQEPTDCDAGTEQQHCYHKGKKNGCGSIEAIRSVSMCEMQRGNSRMGCKRWLEDAGSSVVLHCGGRRGHSGKDVNAPVTWAVHQRERKTCTLTTKAEVEQAQSTSLPHTDIGRREDRAIKEDCAKEDHATDTWRKDCAIKEDHATHTWIKEDRTKEDHATHTWRKEDCAKAWCTCRRHISVKEMPGTDRDRLEPHTHWPSEDGAGTLQTSLIPAVSDRERLGLCLEVPPRPGMDSEQRSVRREDGKKDVSGCVLWVHARHEECVHIKQEPEDDYPPSSPHHTVRHHRDVKATPTHAVNTDQDTVTVLVKQEADVRGDHYSKTCQHSFGDRCVGCTYPAYCSSQSCTNPDYQSTQSCSYPDYLSTRMFCSGKNPERSPTTVKSASQLRHNINNTDIHFVTASKRTKSEDESKTGGTAPASSADIEEKADECSDESDCETLPIHFETAEEPVEGERLYECGMCHISFPLPALLHEHVSQHNATDRSYDCSLCKTSFLHISRLTQHTPLHTFSEGIQLQYDNPKSFVCHVCLKVFSRLYELNRHQKIHSGSKPFVCGVCRKTFSRGDELSRHVKVHSGVKPFACDQCTRAFITKHELTQHKKSHSESKPFVCAVCSRGFVRADRLVHHQHVHAGERPFECEVCCKRFITPSEVRQHQKIHSGLKPFVCEVCCKAYLKVNDLNRHMNMHTGQKPFACDICGKAFHRRDILSRHKKIHSRDKRGQRGRPVCNAAGPVT from the coding sequence atGTATCAGAGACCCCAGAGTCCCCAGCACTGCAATGGAGGACAACAAGAGACTGTGGAACAGGAGGACGGCAGAGAGATGCCAGAAGCTGAGCTGGCAGCAAGCGACGGTTGCTGTTATCGGAGAGACACCTCCTCCATCTCAGCTCTGCAGTCTCGGGGTCTGCAGTCAGCAGTGACAGTCAAACAGGAACCGACAGACTGTGATGCAGGTACTGAACAACAGCACTGTTATCACAAGGGAAAGAAGAATGGCTGTGGCTCTATTGAAGCCATCCGcagtgtgagcatgtgtgaaaTGCAGAGGGGGAATTCCCGGATGGGGTGCAAGCGATGGTTGGAGGACGCTGGTAGCAGCGTGGTCTTGCActgtggtggaaggagagggcaTTCTGGAAAGGATGTGAACGCGCCAGTGACCTGGGCAGTGCATCAAAGGGAACGTAAGACGTGCACGTTGACAACCAAGGCTGAAGTTGAACAGGCACAGTCTACCTCACTGCCACACACTGACATAGGGAGAAGAGAAGACCGTGCCATTAAAGAGGACTGTGCCAAAGAGGACCATGCCACAGACACATGGAGAAAAGACTGTGCCATCAAAGAGGACCATGCCACTCACACATGGATAAAAGAGGACCGTACCAAAGAGGACCATGCCACTCACACATGGAGAAAAGAAGACTGTGCCAAAGCATGGTGCACTTGTCGTCGGCACATTTCTGTGAAAGAAATGCCTGGGACTGACAGGGACAGATTGGAGCCACATACCCACTGGCCCAGCGAGGATGGTGCCGGCACTCTGCAAACCAGCTTGATTCCTGctgtgtctgacagagagagactggggctgTGCTTGGAAGTCCCACCCAGGCCAGGAATGGACAGTGAGCAGCGCAGTGTGAGAAGGGAGGACGGTAAAAAAGACGTGTCCGGTTGTGTTCTCTGGGTACATGCCAGGCATGAAGAGTGTGTCCATATCAAGCAGGAACCTGAGGATGActacccaccatcatcaccacaccacactgtcagaCATCACAGAGACGTGAAGGCCACACCAACACATGCTGTGAACACTGAccaagacacagtgacagtgctGGTGAAACAGGAAGCAGACGTCAGAGGTGATCACTATAGTAAAACTTGTCAACATTCCTTTGGAGACCGCTGTGTTGGTTGTACTTATCCAGCATATTGCAGCTCACAGAGTTGCACTAATCCAGACTATCAGAGCACACAGAGTTGTTCTTATCCAGACTATCTCAGTACTCGAATGTTCTGCTCCGGCAAGAACCCTGAACGCTCACCAACGACTGTCAAGTCTGCAAGTCAACTCCGCCACAATATAAACAACACTGACATACATTTTGTGACAGCTTCCAAAAGAACAAAAAGTGAAGATGAAAGCAAAACAGGTGGTACTGCACCAGCTTCATCCGCTGACATTGAAGAAAAAGCGGACGAGTGTTCCGATGAAAGTGACTGTGAGACGCTGCCCATTCACTTTGAGACGGCAGAGGAACCTGTGGAAGGGGAAAGACTGTATGAGTGCGGCATGTGTCACATCTCCTTCCCTCTGCCGGCACTGCTGCACGAGCACGTCAGCCAGCACAACGCCACGGATCGCTCTTACGACTGCAGCCTGTGCAAAACGTCGTTCCTCCACATCTCCAGACTAACACagcacacccccctccacactttCTCGGAGGGAATCCAACTCCAGTATGATAACCCAAAATCGTTCGTGTGCCACGTTTGCTTGAAGGTATTCAGTCGACTGTATGAGCTCAACCGTCACCAGAAAATCCATTCCGGCTCCAAACCgtttgtgtgtggcgtgtgtcgTAAGACGTTCTCCCGCGGCGATGAGCTGAGTCGCCACGTGAAGGTGCACAGTGGGGTGAAGCCTTTCGCCTGTGACCAGTGCACCAGAGCTTTCATCACCAAACACGAGCTGACCCAGCACAAGAAAAGCCACTCAGAGAGCAAGCCTTTCGTGTGCGCTGTGTGCTCACGCGGGTTCGTCCGAGCAGACAGGCTGGTGCACCACCAGCACGTGCACGCCGGTGAGAGACCCTTCGAGTGCGAGGTGTGCTGCAAACGCTTCATCACACCCAGCGAAGTCCGACAGCACCAGAAGATCCACTCTGGACTGAAGCCCTTCGTGTGCGAGGTGTGCTGCAAGGCCTACCTCAAGGTCAACGACCTCAACAGACACATGAATATGCACACGGGCCAGAAGCCCTTCGCCTGCGACATCTGCGGGAAAGCCTTCCACAGGAGAGACATTCTGTCTCGACACAAGAAGATTCACAGCAGGGATAAACGCGGCCAGCGGGGGAGGCCGGTGTGTAACGCTGCTGGCCCTGTGACCTGA